In a single window of the Hippocampus zosterae strain Florida chromosome 6, ASM2543408v3, whole genome shotgun sequence genome:
- the lysmd3 gene encoding lysM and putative peptidoglycan-binding domain-containing protein 3: MTSRGQHYGFQSSIMVQPANGGHAYLFGTTGSENEQSEEDGESYELRPRGRTRRSTSKERMDDIVYLSRDIQEGDTLNSIALQYHCSVADLKRSNNLLTEQDLFALRSVKIPVKRFSMLTETHNTRPLRQASPAEARRPTQISACSAFPIESSTDSSSSTDSVEGFLMEKDKDIEQLVKSTGPSRSSLNEVVSSLTLQPKQPSLGKVEYKFVGKKDPYYGADWGMRWWTAVVIMLVVGIITPVFYLLYYEVLMKAEVSHHGTPTDVPGYMLHAHDHGHAHLEKSPARAGPTHHAAGDVPHEAPQGLKVDSAQHGKT; the protein is encoded by the exons ATGACTAGTCGAGGCCAACACTATGGCTTCCAGTCGAGTATCATGGTTCAACCCGCCAATGGAGGTCATGCATACCTGTTTGGGACCACGGGTTCCGAGAATGAACAGTCCGAGGAGGACGGGGAGAGCTACGAGCTGCGACCTCGTGGCAGGACTCGGAGGAGCACCTCAAAGGAGAGGATGGATGATATTGTCTACCTGAGCAGAGACATCCAGGAGGGTGACACCCTAAACAGCATTGCCTTGCAGTATCATTGCTCA GTGGCCGATTTAAAGCGCTCAAACAACCTCCTGACCGAGCAGGACTTGTTCGCCCTGCGCTCCGTGAAGATCCCCGTCAAGCGCTTCAGCATGCTGACTGAAACTCACAACACTAGACCTCTCAGACAAGCCTCTCCCGCCGAAGCCCGACGCCCGACCCAGATCTCGGCCTGCTCCGCCTTCCCTATAGAGTCCTCCACGGACTCGTCCTCTTCCACGGACAGCGTGGAAGGGTTCCTCatggagaaggacaaggacatcGAGCAACTGGTCAAATCGACGGGGCCGTCGAGGAGCAGCCTCAACGAGGTGGTGTCCTCTTTAACGCTCCAGCCGAAGCAGCCATCGCTAGGAAAAGTGGAGTACAAATTTGTGGGAAAAAAGGACCCTTATTACGGAGCCGACTGGGGCATGAGGTGGTGGACGGCGGTGGTCATCATGCTGGTGGTTGGCATCATCACGCCTGTGTTCTACCTACTGTACTATGAAGTTTTAATGAAGGCCGAAGTGAGCCATCACGGGACGCCCACAGATGTTCCCGGCTACATGCTTCACGCGCACGACCACGGCCACGCTCACCTCGAAAAAAGTCCCGCAAGAGCTGGACCCACGCATCATGCTGCTGGCGATGTGCCCCATGAAGCTCCACAAGGACTCAAAGTGGACAGTGCACAACATGGAAAGACATGA